One genomic segment of Candidatus Dadabacteria bacterium includes these proteins:
- a CDS encoding malate synthase, translated as AVLGKHFAGFNTGRWDYINSVSDAMAWDEDFVNPNIESITMTYGYMRNYEDRVRRAVNTPDVNGNFALWQGGMEPNIPVGSKEGVESSMEKAYAGAVREQQEGASGKWVAHWKMVHIIRPVWEKVGEENQLGREFPPLTYTQEDADGLILLEPAPRTIRGARNLLSVGLQYGNAFGQGFQAAALKPADFFGNDDILYLMEDAATGEIRLSILWEWIHKGADLTEDDPETGLKAGDTFTVEVFERLLEEEYAKLQAASDRDVHDISKPTTLPIAKQIVRAYVLDDVKVPWYIDLLNINLNNHDHEVASQRIELYMTEFAGNDTRITENLDFVI; from the coding sequence TGAGGATTTCGTTAACCCGAACATAGAGTCGATCACCATGACCTACGGATACATGAGAAACTACGAGGACCGCGTTAGAAGGGCCGTTAATACCCCGGACGTAAACGGGAACTTCGCGCTCTGGCAGGGAGGCATGGAGCCCAACATACCCGTGGGATCGAAGGAAGGGGTCGAGAGCAGCATGGAGAAAGCCTACGCCGGGGCCGTAAGGGAGCAGCAGGAAGGAGCAAGCGGCAAATGGGTAGCCCACTGGAAGATGGTCCACATAATAAGACCCGTCTGGGAGAAGGTCGGCGAGGAGAACCAGCTCGGAAGGGAATTCCCTCCCCTTACCTACACCCAGGAGGACGCAGACGGCCTAATACTCCTTGAGCCCGCCCCGAGAACGATAAGGGGGGCGCGTAACCTGCTTAGCGTCGGACTTCAGTACGGAAACGCATTCGGCCAGGGATTCCAGGCCGCGGCGCTTAAGCCCGCCGACTTCTTCGGAAACGACGACATTCTCTACCTGATGGAGGACGCCGCTACCGGAGAGATAAGGCTCAGCATACTCTGGGAGTGGATCCACAAGGGAGCGGATCTCACCGAGGACGACCCCGAGACGGGGCTTAAGGCCGGGGACACGTTCACCGTCGAGGTCTTCGAGAGGCTTCTTGAGGAAGAGTACGCAAAGCTCCAGGCGGCAAGCGACAGGGATGTCCACGACATCTCCAAGCCCACAACCCTTCCGATAGCGAAGCAGATAGTGAGAGCCTACGTGCTTGACGACGTAAAGGTGCCGTGGTACATAGACCTGCTCAACATAAACCTAAACAACCACGACCACGAGGTGGCCTCGCAGAGAATCGAACTCTACATGACGGAGTTCGCGGGCAATGACACGAGAATCACCGAGAATCTCGATTTCGTAATCTAG
- a CDS encoding CDC48 family AAA ATPase has translation MISLKISEIHSRDSGKGYARISPIDMQELGLTSWDLVQIDGRKKTVVRALPLDAEECEADSVIEIDTVTRENAGVELDDIVIVTKADLEKASRITLCPRNKAFLYDPSKSKRLNNRLEGLPVTVGDRVSVRVSAAKTEDFDVLTTMPEHSVVISQKTRMDVIQRPKTKVDAERVSYTDIGGLSSQIKRIKEILELPIRFPSLFEKLGVQPPRGILLTGPPGSGKTLLAKAIAFETDSNFQVINGPEVIHRFYGESEAKLRQIFENATKNQPSIIFLDELDAIAPRRDKVTGDVEKRVVAQLLSLMDGLTHRGNVTVIGATNLPDMIDPALRRPGRFDREIHLPVPDTKARLEIFQVHSRSMPLSSDVDLQRLSELSSGYVGADIENLCREAAINSLTNILPDMEQDFVSNVAHSFLVEVGMEDFLEALRNIDPSAIREIVAEIPKTSWDDVGGLENVKDDLIESVIWPMKHRNFYEALDVESPKGILLHGPPGTGKTLLAKALANRTDVNFISIKGAELLSKYVGESERAVREVFKKAKQVSPCIVFFDELDALCPRRSESNSTRVSERVVSQLLAEIDGVEELPDVLVLAATNRIDMIEPALLRPGRFDLVVEIPTPSKEEILEILKIHTRKKPLGTDVKLTALAEQLEGRTGADVKLVCNRASLHAIKEHLGKNRKVIKLCRRHFDLALSELQKRNA, from the coding sequence ATGATATCGCTTAAAATATCGGAAATCCACTCAAGGGATTCGGGAAAAGGTTACGCCAGGATAAGCCCCATAGACATGCAGGAGCTGGGCCTTACGTCTTGGGACCTGGTACAGATAGACGGAAGGAAAAAAACCGTCGTGAGAGCTCTGCCGCTTGATGCCGAAGAATGCGAAGCGGATTCCGTGATAGAAATAGACACTGTAACCAGAGAGAATGCGGGAGTTGAGCTTGACGACATAGTAATAGTGACAAAAGCCGACCTTGAGAAGGCAAGCAGGATAACCCTGTGTCCCAGAAACAAGGCGTTTCTCTACGACCCGTCCAAAAGCAAGCGTCTCAACAACAGGCTTGAAGGACTCCCCGTAACGGTCGGAGACAGGGTATCTGTGAGAGTGTCCGCCGCCAAGACCGAAGACTTCGACGTGCTTACCACGATGCCTGAGCACTCGGTTGTCATAAGTCAGAAAACCCGCATGGACGTGATACAGAGGCCGAAAACCAAGGTGGACGCGGAAAGGGTTTCGTATACGGACATAGGGGGACTTTCAAGCCAGATAAAAAGAATAAAGGAGATTCTCGAACTTCCGATACGCTTCCCATCGCTTTTTGAAAAGCTCGGGGTTCAGCCGCCCAGGGGAATCCTTCTTACAGGCCCCCCGGGAAGCGGAAAAACCCTGCTCGCAAAAGCCATAGCGTTTGAAACGGATTCAAATTTCCAAGTAATAAACGGCCCCGAGGTAATTCACAGGTTCTACGGGGAGAGCGAAGCCAAACTGCGCCAGATATTTGAGAACGCCACCAAGAACCAGCCGTCCATAATATTCCTAGATGAACTGGACGCGATAGCTCCCCGGCGAGACAAGGTTACGGGAGATGTTGAAAAAAGGGTGGTGGCCCAGCTTCTATCCCTAATGGACGGTCTCACGCACAGAGGAAACGTTACGGTTATCGGGGCGACCAACCTGCCGGACATGATCGACCCCGCGCTTCGCCGCCCTGGCAGGTTTGACAGGGAAATCCACCTTCCGGTCCCCGATACCAAGGCCCGCCTAGAGATATTCCAGGTTCATTCAAGAAGCATGCCGCTTTCAAGCGACGTGGATCTTCAAAGACTCTCCGAGCTCTCAAGCGGCTACGTGGGGGCCGACATAGAGAATCTCTGCAGGGAGGCGGCAATAAATTCTCTTACCAACATTCTGCCGGACATGGAACAGGACTTCGTCTCCAATGTCGCACACAGCTTTCTTGTAGAAGTCGGCATGGAAGACTTCCTTGAGGCGCTTCGAAATATCGATCCCTCTGCAATAAGGGAGATAGTGGCTGAGATACCGAAGACCTCCTGGGATGACGTCGGAGGTCTTGAGAACGTAAAAGACGACCTGATTGAATCCGTCATATGGCCTATGAAGCACAGGAACTTCTACGAGGCCTTGGACGTAGAGTCACCCAAGGGAATATTGCTTCACGGCCCTCCGGGAACGGGAAAGACCCTCCTCGCAAAAGCGCTTGCCAACAGAACGGATGTTAACTTCATTTCCATAAAGGGGGCGGAGCTTCTCTCCAAGTATGTCGGAGAATCGGAGCGCGCCGTAAGGGAAGTTTTCAAAAAGGCAAAACAGGTTTCTCCCTGCATAGTGTTTTTCGACGAGCTCGACGCCCTTTGCCCGAGACGCTCCGAATCTAACTCGACCCGCGTGAGCGAAAGGGTGGTAAGCCAGCTGCTTGCCGAGATTGACGGGGTTGAGGAACTCCCGGATGTGCTGGTGCTTGCCGCGACAAACAGGATTGACATGATAGAACCGGCGCTTCTGAGACCGGGAAGATTCGATCTCGTGGTCGAGATCCCGACCCCTTCAAAAGAGGAAATTCTCGAGATCCTAAAAATCCACACCCGGAAAAAGCCTCTCGGAACGGATGTGAAACTCACCGCACTTGCAGAACAGCTTGAAGGCAGAACCGGAGCGGACGTAAAGCTCGTATGCAACAGGGCATCTTTGCACGCGATAAAAGAGCATCTGGGGAAAAACAGGAAAGTCATCAAGCTCTGCAGAAGACATTTTGACCTGGCGCTTTCGGAACTGCAGAAAAGAAACGCTTAA
- a CDS encoding MBL fold metallo-hydrolase — protein sequence MDLKIIDINFFMKETVASYLIETGEGPMLIETGPDTAFENLKSGLSDLGYAPSDVKHVFVTHIHLDHSGAAWHFAEAGSTIYVHPVGAPHLVDPEKLMRSATRIYGDKMDELWGEVRGMDQSSVVAIEDGQVINIGGVEVRVVETAGHAGHHHCYLIENALFTGDTAGCLMAGGPMVPATPPPEIHLEKWNASIEKMREISPDIIYLTHFGGYTDVGPMLDAAAEKLEEWSEWIGERLSAGKSDEEITEEFGAYFKEIFEREGTSEDVYRKYELMAPYHMNAGGLIRYWRRHRLSDS from the coding sequence ATGGACCTGAAGATAATTGACATTAATTTCTTTATGAAAGAGACGGTAGCGTCTTACCTTATCGAGACCGGCGAAGGACCGATGCTTATAGAAACAGGTCCCGATACAGCATTTGAGAATCTTAAAAGCGGTCTTTCGGACCTCGGCTACGCGCCCTCTGACGTAAAGCACGTGTTCGTAACCCACATTCATCTTGACCACTCGGGTGCCGCCTGGCATTTCGCCGAGGCGGGATCCACCATATACGTTCACCCGGTGGGGGCTCCGCATCTTGTTGACCCTGAGAAGCTCATGAGGTCCGCCACAAGGATATACGGGGACAAGATGGATGAGCTCTGGGGCGAGGTGAGGGGAATGGATCAAAGCAGCGTGGTTGCCATTGAGGACGGCCAGGTCATCAACATAGGGGGCGTAGAAGTAAGGGTTGTTGAGACAGCCGGACATGCCGGGCATCATCACTGCTACCTGATTGAGAACGCACTCTTTACCGGGGATACTGCGGGGTGCCTGATGGCGGGCGGGCCCATGGTTCCCGCAACCCCTCCTCCCGAAATACACCTTGAGAAGTGGAACGCTTCTATTGAGAAGATGAGGGAAATATCCCCCGACATTATTTATCTTACTCATTTCGGCGGGTACACGGATGTGGGTCCCATGCTTGACGCCGCCGCCGAAAAACTCGAAGAGTGGTCTGAGTGGATTGGCGAGAGATTGTCAGCCGGCAAGAGTGATGAGGAGATAACCGAGGAGTTCGGCGCCTACTTCAAAGAGATATTCGAGCGTGAGGGTACAAGCGAGGATGTTTACCGCAAGTACGAACTAATGGCTCCTTACCACATGAACGCCGGCGGCCTCATAAGGTACTGGAGGAGGCACAGGCTTTCTGATTCCTGA
- a CDS encoding DUF2442 domain-containing protein, whose product MIRATKVEPRDGYRIWLSYSDGTAGEINLSHLAGHGVFKAWDDRKCFEVVRITSYGAIAWENDIELCPDALYMNLTGKSVAEMAETDASFANA is encoded by the coding sequence ATGATCAGAGCAACAAAAGTAGAACCGCGAGATGGTTATCGTATCTGGCTTTCCTACTCGGACGGCACGGCTGGGGAAATTAATCTATCTCATTTGGCGGGGCATGGCGTGTTCAAAGCCTGGGATGATCGTAAATGCTTCGAGGTGGTGCGTATAACCTCGTACGGAGCAATAGCTTGGGAAAATGATATTGAACTCTGTCCGGACGCCCTCTACATGAACCTGACCGGAAAATCAGTTGCGGAGATGGCAGAGACGGACGCTTCTTTTGCAAATGCCTGA
- the aceA gene encoding isocitrate lyase ICL2, whose protein sequence is MSQLEAEIRKTKRYFSSARFRGITRLYSPRQVVEQRGTIRRDYSIAKNAAGAFYKRLRELFAERKQITSFGPYSPGQAVMMKRKGIEGIYLGGWATSAKGSIGEDQGADLASYPLSQVPDEAAPIVRALLAADKNQRYNRARMTEKEREQTPEIDYSPFIIADADTGHGGDAHVRNLIRRFVEAGVTGYHIEDQKPGTKKCGHQGGKVLVPSDEQIKRLNAARFQLDIMEVPGIIVSRTDAEAATLLDGNGDERDQPFILGATKLNIPSYKNAYLTILKRIHEKGVKEINGHKLYKISKEVYAETNKWLEQTGIASFIDENIEAMKGDTQELETALDSVVTKFVEIWEEESGLSTFGETIETLMEFNMEQGIEFDMTIEQWREFAKTASTKDAMEKADSLGIDYIWDPEISRTPEGYSQVKGGIEYAIAKSLAVAPFADLLWMETKTADLEDARQFADAIHEVFPDKMLAYNLSPSFNWDTTGMTDEEMKKFPEEIGKLGFVFDFITYGGHQIDGMAAEEFATALMEDGMLALARVQRRLRLIDSPYKTPQTHVGGPRMDGALVASSGRTATTKAMGKGSTQFQHLVQTEVSIKLLEEWLEAWTRHYKIKDSFTVELKPHTVGTFVLELNIINGKGDKVGDVIFEILQDRKGEKILTVRDENNFDPALRQKRLATLLHLFLIHRYRTDFVHYVSPTEDNLMQTKGMMRLGIYESVNTEVGHIIVTKVNVEYVKELLSPDRRELKKLIAKKTGRRKKK, encoded by the coding sequence ATGAGCCAGTTAGAAGCTGAGATAAGGAAGACGAAAAGGTATTTCTCAAGCGCGCGCTTCAGGGGAATAACCCGTCTTTACTCGCCCCGCCAGGTGGTGGAGCAGAGAGGAACCATAAGAAGGGACTACTCGATCGCGAAAAACGCCGCGGGGGCGTTCTACAAGAGACTCCGCGAGCTTTTCGCCGAGCGAAAACAGATAACGTCCTTCGGCCCCTATTCGCCCGGCCAGGCGGTCATGATGAAAAGAAAGGGGATAGAGGGCATATATCTCGGCGGATGGGCCACGTCGGCAAAGGGATCGATCGGCGAGGACCAGGGAGCGGACCTCGCGAGCTACCCGCTTAGCCAGGTGCCGGACGAGGCGGCCCCCATAGTAAGGGCACTTCTCGCCGCGGACAAGAACCAGAGATACAACCGGGCCAGGATGACCGAGAAGGAAAGGGAACAGACGCCCGAGATCGATTACAGCCCATTCATAATCGCCGACGCGGACACTGGGCACGGCGGAGACGCCCACGTTAGAAACCTTATCAGAAGGTTTGTCGAGGCAGGAGTTACAGGCTATCACATAGAAGACCAGAAGCCCGGAACCAAGAAATGCGGTCATCAGGGCGGAAAGGTTCTCGTTCCTTCTGACGAGCAGATAAAGAGGCTTAACGCTGCCCGGTTCCAGCTCGATATCATGGAAGTGCCGGGGATAATAGTTTCAAGGACTGACGCCGAAGCCGCCACCCTTCTTGACGGAAACGGGGACGAGCGCGACCAGCCGTTTATTCTGGGAGCAACCAAGCTCAATATACCCAGTTACAAAAACGCCTACCTGACGATCCTTAAAAGAATCCACGAAAAAGGAGTAAAGGAGATAAACGGCCACAAGCTCTACAAGATAAGCAAAGAGGTCTACGCGGAAACGAACAAGTGGCTTGAGCAAACCGGCATAGCGTCGTTTATTGACGAGAATATAGAAGCAATGAAGGGGGATACCCAGGAACTTGAAACCGCTTTGGATTCCGTAGTCACCAAGTTCGTCGAGATATGGGAAGAGGAGTCCGGCCTCAGCACCTTCGGCGAAACAATAGAGACGCTAATGGAGTTTAACATGGAGCAGGGCATTGAATTCGATATGACCATCGAGCAGTGGAGAGAGTTTGCCAAAACCGCCTCCACCAAAGACGCCATGGAGAAGGCCGATTCCCTGGGAATCGACTACATATGGGACCCCGAGATTTCAAGAACGCCCGAGGGATATTCCCAGGTAAAAGGCGGAATCGAATACGCAATCGCAAAGTCGCTTGCCGTGGCACCCTTCGCCGACCTGCTCTGGATGGAAACCAAGACGGCAGACCTTGAGGACGCAAGGCAGTTCGCAGACGCCATCCACGAGGTCTTTCCGGACAAGATGCTTGCCTACAACCTCTCTCCTTCCTTTAACTGGGATACGACGGGAATGACCGACGAGGAAATGAAGAAATTCCCCGAGGAGATAGGAAAGCTCGGCTTCGTGTTCGATTTCATAACCTACGGAGGCCACCAGATCGACGGCATGGCCGCCGAAGAGTTCGCAACCGCGCTTATGGAAGACGGCATGCTCGCCCTGGCGCGCGTGCAGAGAAGGCTGAGGCTCATAGATTCGCCTTACAAGACTCCGCAGACCCATGTCGGGGGACCCCGAATGGACGGAGCACTCGTCGCAAGTTCCGGAAGAACCGCAACCACGAAAGCCATGGGCAAGGGTTCGACCCAGTTCCAGCACCTGGTTCAGACGGAGGTTTCGATCAAGCTTCTCGAAGAGTGGCTCGAGGCTTGGACGAGGCACTACAAGATTAAGGACAGCTTCACCGTTGAACTCAAGCCTCACACCGTGGGAACTTTCGTGCTTGAGCTGAACATCATAAACGGCAAGGGCGACAAGGTAGGAGATGTCATATTCGAGATACTGCAGGACAGAAAGGGAGAGAAGATACTGACGGTGAGGGACGAGAACAATTTTGATCCCGCACTTCGCCAGAAACGTCTTGCTACCCTGCTTCACCTGTTCCTGATTCACCGTTACAGAACCGATTTCGTGCATTACGTAAGCCCCACGGAAGACAACCTCATGCAGACCAAGGGGATGATGAGGCTCGGGATCTACGAATCAGTCAACACCGAAGTCGGTCACATAATAGTGACGAAGGTGAACGTCGAATACGTAAAGGAACTGCTCAGTCCCGACCGCAGGGAACTCAAGAAGCTTATCGCGAAAAAAACCGGCAGACGCAAAAAGAAGTAA
- a CDS encoding DNA replication/repair protein RecF, giving the protein MASQVQLKHLSLRNYRNYENLSLPFYTGLNVIHGRNAQGKTNLLEAIYLVCGMRPFSGAKNSELVRFGCEASLVKGEILSANGLNEVHITVKKEGRHTRLNSKTVRSISQHFGRFKVVLFLPSDIEIVKGGLQARRNYLDSVVSAVHSAHIKQLRDYQRAVSQRNHMLGLKEKVSPLSVELWDDQIARIGADIVSRRIEMIKSFNRKLAEVYGEHGESDMSARVSYGFSFERRADIAEAIREALSRNFPSDRKRGHTTVGPHRDRVGFLLNGQDASRFASQGQSKNLVLALKASEIRLFKEHTGTNPILLLDDITSELDIKRRSFLFKTLSEFTGQVFVTSTDKNEIPRRGEFHSFLVDSGRV; this is encoded by the coding sequence TTGGCGAGTCAAGTGCAGCTTAAACATCTGAGCCTTAGGAACTACAGAAATTACGAAAACCTCTCCCTTCCGTTCTATACGGGACTGAACGTCATCCACGGACGAAACGCCCAAGGGAAAACCAACCTTCTCGAGGCCATATATCTTGTCTGCGGGATGCGGCCTTTTTCGGGCGCGAAAAACTCTGAGCTCGTGCGCTTCGGCTGCGAGGCCTCGCTCGTTAAGGGGGAGATTCTTTCCGCAAATGGTCTCAATGAAGTGCACATAACCGTAAAAAAAGAGGGACGCCACACGCGGCTTAACTCAAAGACCGTGCGGAGCATAAGTCAGCATTTCGGCCGCTTCAAGGTCGTTTTGTTCCTTCCCTCGGACATAGAGATAGTTAAGGGCGGCCTTCAGGCAAGAAGAAATTACCTTGATTCCGTTGTAAGCGCCGTACACTCGGCCCACATAAAGCAGCTTCGCGACTACCAGAGGGCCGTAAGCCAGAGAAACCACATGCTCGGATTAAAGGAGAAAGTGTCCCCGCTTTCCGTGGAACTCTGGGACGATCAGATAGCCAGAATCGGAGCCGACATCGTGAGCAGGCGCATCGAGATGATAAAAAGCTTTAACCGTAAGCTCGCCGAGGTTTACGGGGAGCACGGGGAATCGGACATGTCGGCGCGCGTTAGCTACGGGTTTTCGTTTGAACGCAGGGCGGATATTGCAGAGGCGATAAGGGAAGCGCTTTCTAGGAATTTTCCTTCTGACAGAAAAAGAGGTCACACGACTGTCGGTCCCCACAGGGACCGGGTCGGTTTCCTGCTTAACGGGCAGGACGCTTCGCGCTTTGCCTCGCAGGGACAGTCAAAAAACCTGGTTCTGGCGCTTAAGGCCTCAGAGATAAGGCTTTTTAAGGAACACACGGGAACTAATCCCATACTTCTTCTCGATGACATAACGAGCGAGCTTGACATAAAGCGCAGGAGCTTTCTTTTCAAAACTCTCTCGGAATTCACCGGGCAGGTGTTCGTCACCTCGACCGATAAGAACGAGATACCCCGCCGGGGGGAATTCCACTCGTTTCTCGTTGACTCAGGCCGGGT
- a CDS encoding DUF4160 domain-containing protein: MPELCRFYGIIIRMYFDDHAPPHFHAFYGEYQVLMDIETLTVLRGHLPPRAHGLVVEWASLRQEELKDAWNKVKRMETPDRIPSLE; encoded by the coding sequence ATGCCTGAACTCTGCCGCTTCTATGGAATCATTATACGCATGTATTTTGATGACCACGCACCTCCTCACTTCCACGCGTTTTACGGCGAATATCAAGTACTGATGGATATCGAAACCTTGACAGTATTGCGCGGACACCTTCCTCCGCGCGCTCATGGGCTAGTTGTTGAATGGGCATCTCTTCGGCAAGAAGAACTGAAGGACGCTTGGAATAAAGTAAAACGGATGGAAACACCCGACAGAATCCCTTCTTTGGAATAA
- the mgtE gene encoding magnesium transporter, translated as MPVNVKKTVKKIDRAVKKGNWDAVRSITQSMHPSEIASLLQASLQKEKHLILEALDAEVASEVYFQLNPEERVSILKPMRETSLTAMAEEMESDDAADFLGELPEDVAKKVLEAMDPEEREEVTPLLKYPQDSAGGIMQTEVLKSPHNATSRETVELIRQIKEEDEDDVEDLHMVYVVNETGRLVGRVFPLKLSTAAPDSPLWTIMDPVEITATPEMDQEEVAKIFRKYDEVSLPVVDSAGVLLGRITADDILDVISEEAGEDIYKLGGITGEGLHPVHTSIYDNVRLRAPWIMLALAGELVLAIIIMQKFQTTLENFIVLAALLPLVMATGGNVGVQTNTITVRTIAAGDFVKSQIKDLLLGELKVGLVLGIISGILGSLIGLLLNTAEADVTRLFLVIFAGIVGATLTTSFLGVAGPLVLNRLKMDPAVSSGPFLVTFNDIFGSAFYLFLGAALL; from the coding sequence ATGCCGGTTAACGTCAAGAAAACGGTAAAGAAGATAGACAGGGCTGTTAAGAAGGGGAACTGGGATGCTGTAAGAAGCATAACCCAGTCCATGCACCCCTCCGAGATAGCGTCACTCCTACAAGCTTCTCTTCAGAAAGAAAAACATCTAATACTCGAGGCCCTCGACGCGGAAGTAGCCTCCGAGGTCTATTTCCAGCTTAACCCCGAGGAACGAGTAAGCATACTGAAACCCATGAGGGAGACTTCCCTCACCGCGATGGCCGAAGAAATGGAATCGGACGACGCTGCCGACTTCCTGGGAGAACTGCCGGAAGATGTGGCGAAGAAGGTTCTCGAAGCCATGGATCCGGAAGAACGCGAGGAGGTGACGCCGCTTCTAAAGTATCCCCAAGATTCCGCGGGCGGAATCATGCAGACCGAGGTTCTTAAAAGTCCGCACAACGCCACCTCGAGAGAAACCGTTGAACTCATAAGACAGATCAAGGAAGAAGACGAAGACGACGTAGAGGACCTGCACATGGTCTACGTGGTGAACGAAACTGGGAGGCTCGTCGGAAGAGTGTTCCCGCTTAAGCTCTCGACAGCGGCGCCTGATTCTCCCCTCTGGACCATAATGGACCCGGTCGAGATCACGGCCACTCCGGAAATGGACCAGGAGGAAGTAGCCAAGATCTTCAGGAAATACGACGAAGTGTCGCTTCCCGTGGTAGACAGTGCCGGAGTGCTGCTCGGCAGGATAACCGCCGACGACATACTCGACGTCATATCCGAAGAGGCTGGAGAAGACATATACAAACTCGGCGGTATAACCGGCGAGGGGCTGCACCCTGTACACACGTCCATATACGACAACGTGAGGCTGAGAGCTCCCTGGATAATGCTGGCCCTCGCGGGAGAACTTGTCCTGGCTATTATAATAATGCAAAAATTCCAGACCACTCTTGAGAATTTCATCGTACTCGCGGCCCTGCTTCCCCTGGTCATGGCTACGGGCGGAAACGTGGGAGTTCAGACAAACACCATCACCGTCAGAACAATAGCCGCCGGTGATTTCGTTAAAAGCCAGATAAAAGACCTTCTTCTGGGAGAACTCAAGGTGGGATTGGTTCTGGGGATCATAAGCGGCATTCTGGGTTCCCTGATCGGACTTCTGCTGAATACTGCGGAGGCTGATGTTACAAGATTGTTTCTGGTAATATTCGCGGGGATCGTAGGAGCCACGCTTACAACTTCGTTCCTTGGAGTCGCGGGCCCGCTGGTTCTTAACAGGCTAAAGATGGACCCGGCGGTATCATCGGGACCGTTTCTCGTCACGTTCAACGATATATTCGGTAGCGCCTTCTACCTTTTCCTAGGCGCCGCGCTTCTCTGA